The genomic DNA CTGGGTATTGTGGCGACCCTTGCCAGCGGAATTCAGGAATCATTCGGAACGCATGCTAAGGCACTGACGATTGGTAATGCCTGTCAGAACGCGATCTATGCGGTCTCACTGGCTAAGCTTGGTTACACAGGCTCCCCCACCGCCATCACCGGGAAAAAAGGATTTATTTCATCGACCTGTACTGAGGCGCATCTTGATATTCTGAGAAATCCCAGCGAAGCCACACTCATCTCGGATACGGCATTTTATAAAATCTATGCGTCCTGCGGTCACACCAACTCGCCGCTGGATGCGCTATTCAGTTTGCTGAAACAGCACACCATCTCTCCCGAGCACATCAAACAAATCACCGTGGAAACCTATAAAGTCGCGGTCGATATCACCCGGGAATTAAAGTCTGATACAGAAGATGCGGCTAAATTTTCGCTACCCTACTGTCTGTCAGTCGCCATTCTGTTTGGTGAGGTGTCGCTGCGTCAGTTCCGGCCCGCTATTCTGCATGATCCCGACGTCAACGCGCTGGCGGCGAAAGTACAGGTTGTTGAATCCGCTGAGGCAACAGCACGCTTTCCCAAACGGCAGGCCAGCGTCAGCATACGGTTACATGATGGTACGCAGTATGTGGCACAGGTTATGGATGCAACAGATGAGGTAAATACGCATCAAATCGAACAAAAATTCCGCGCGGCGACCAGCCATCTCGCCGGGCAGGAAACGGAATCTATGGTCACTCCCGTTTTTGCAACACCGATTTTGACGACAAGTTGGCTTGCTTGAATCTATCCGGCGTCTGAATGGGATTTTATTCCCGCGCCTTGATGAGTTCCGCGCCTGATGAACCTCCAGAAAATATACGGCTTCAATGAGCCTTTCCGTTTTACAGGTTCCTCAACAGGCCGGTGGGCCGTTAGTATCATCAATATCAGTATTCGCAAAACCAGATCAGTAATTCTTTAAACCGGTGTATTTCTGCCGTTATGCTACATAAGTTTGCTGTCGTGCCGTTAGGGCCCAGGCTATTCTGGCCAGCTTGTTTGCCAGAGCACAAGTGACGACAAAGTTGCTTTTCCGGCACAGTAAATCCCTGACCCAATCGGCCAATTTGCCAGACTGGTGTTCCAGTTTTTGTATGAATACCCTGGCACATTGAACCAACAAAGTTCGGATCTTTTTATTACCTCGCTTACTAATTCCCAGCAATGTCGTCCTACCTCCCGTGCTGTACTGCCGAGGTACAAGCCCTGTTGCCGCCGCAAAGTCACGGCTGCTGGCGTACTGCTTCCCGTCGCCAATCTCAGTTGAAATAGTACTCGCTGTCAGTGTTCCGACGCAGGGAATGCTCAGCAAGCGCTGTCCAACCTCATCTTCGTCCAACTTTCGTTTCAACTGGGATTCCAAATCTTTAATCTGCTCAACAAGATAGTGATAATGCTGTTGTAATTTCAGCAATAACTGGCTGAGGTAAAGAGGCAAACTATTATCCTCAAGAATGGTACTCAGTCGGCTAATAACGGCAGCTCCTCGGGGAACGCTAATGCCAAATTCCAGCAGAAAAGCATGCATTTGATTGGTTGTTTTTACCTTATCCTGAACCAGGGATTCACGGACACGATGCAGAGCCCGCATTGCCTGCTGAGATTCCGTTCTGGGCTGCACAAAACGCATAGACGGACGCGATGCAGCTTCACAAATAGCTTCGGCGTCGACAAAGTCGTTTTTATTGCTTTTAACGAACGGGCGGACAAATTGTGGTGATATCAGCTTTGGGGAATGCCCCAACTCTTCCAACTTGCGTGCCATAAAGTGAGAACCGCCACAGGCTTCCATTGCGATGGTTGTAGCGGGGCATGTCGCCAAAAATTCGATCAACTTTGGCCGGGTAAATTTTTTACGGTAAACAGCCTTCCCGCGACGATCCTGGCAATGAATATGGAAAGAGTTTTTACCCAGATCGATACCAATGAGCGCAATGTTTTCCATGATAGTTCTCCGAATGAAAGCCTGTCCTCAGCATAGTACCGGGAAGGAGGGAGTGACCATCTCATTAAATATCCTGTGTTATTTACGGGAAATGGAACAGCATGCTGATCTTACCCCATTAATTCGCTATATCTCGCAGTCTTGCGACTAACGGCGAGCCCAGCCAGGAGCTCAACTGCACGATGACCTGCGCTGCTGGCGCGATCTCCCTATCACGCAAGCAGAAAACCCTTACGCTACCGGGTCAGCAGGCAAATCAAACAGATCGGCTTTGCCACCCGTATAGAGCTGGATAGTGGACGGCTCGGTATACATCCGATGCGGGAAGGTTGCCGGAATCGCGCTGGCCTGGTCGAGCTTCCCGATTTGCTCAGGGGTGAGCGTGAGCTTCACCGAGGCGAGGTTTTGCTCGAGCTGCTCATGAGTACGAGGACCGATGATCGGCAACGCTCCCCTGGCGGCGACCCACGCGATGGCAACCTCACCCGCTGTCACACCCGCCTCGCTGGCGACGGCTTCGACGGCATCAAGAATTGCGGTCCGCTGTGGTGAATCTTCGGCCTGGAAAACCTTGCCCCCGAAGCCTTCCCGGCGTCCGCTTTCACCTTTGCGATATTTACCGGTGAGCATACCGCCGCCAAGCGGCGACCACGCGACGATGCCAAGACCGAGTCCGTGCGCAGCGGGCAGCATTTCGTGTTCAACCGTGCGTTCGACCAGGCTATATTCCAGTTGCAGCGCGGCAATCGGCACAGCGCCTCGCAGCTCGGCAATAGTGGCAGTACGCGCCAGGCGCCACGCGGGAAAATCGGACAGCCCGGCGTAGAGGATCTTACCAGCCCGGGCGAGGTCATCGAAACCACGGACGATCTCCTCGGACGGCGTCACCTGATCAGGAAAGTGCGCCCAGAGCAGATCAATGCGGTCGGTTTTGAGGCGCTTCAGACTCGCTTCTACCGAGCGAATCATCGACAGGCGGCTATTACCACTGGTGAGGATGCCCTCCGAAGGGTCCGTCTGCGACGTATACTTCGTCGCCAGCACGAATTGATTCCTGCGGCCAACCAGTAAGTCACCGAGGATCTCCTCGGATTCACCAAACTGATAGCCATTGGCGGTGTCGATGAAATTCCCACCGGCATCGGCGTAGGTATCGACGATGCGGCGAACCTCGTCAGGTCCGGCGCCGTGTCCCCAGCGCGTCCCAAAAGTACCGGCGCCCAATACGAGTTCTGATACCCGCAGGCCCGAGTGTTTACCAAAGAGTTTGTAACGCATATTCACTCCCGTTGATCAGGTTAGTTGACTATTTGCTTGCACAAGCCACCTGGACTCGAGCGTAAGAGCAGGAAACCGCTGGCTACTGTTCGGTGAACGCAGCCGTTTTGCTGGATCCAGGTAACGCGTCAGCCGCAGCTTCCAGAATTCGTCGTGACAAATTTTCGTCTTCTACGGCGCGTGACAACATCAGCGCGCCGACCATCATTGACAGAATAGCGAGGGCATTCATATCGTTTTGTGTCTCCCCCTGACTACGGGAAAGGGCTTTCTCAATAACCTCTGAATAGCCCCGAATACCGTTCTCAAAACTCTGGCGGATTGGCCCCTCCCGGCGGGCGACGTCCGCCACCAGGGCAGCAATCGCGCAGCCCACGGCGGGATTGTTCCGGTGCTCGGGCGAGAGATATCGGTCGATGATCGCCGCCATCACATCGCCATTGCTGCTGTTAATGAGCGAATTCAGCGTGTCAATATTTGCCGCCATCGCCTGCTCGCACGCTTCAACCGCAAGATCATCTTTTGACCCGAACTGCTTGTAGAACCCGCCTTGCGTCAGGCCCACAGCACCCATAATTCCGCTCAAAGCAACACCGTCAATGCCGTGTTCGCGAAAAAGTTTCGCTGCTTCCTTAACAACAGCGCGACGATTCTCCTCGGCCTTCGCCCGACTCACTTTCATGGAATACCTCAATATGATTTTAGATTATCAATATAATCTAAAAAGGATAGTAGTAAAGGAATCTTTAACGGTCTGCCGCTGACGCCCGTGATTACGATTACCTTGCTAATCTTTCTGTCGCAGTTTCTTTTGCAAAGGATCCGGCATATCGTGTTATGAGTGTTAGCTCATTAACAGGAACGACATCATGCGTGACCTCCCCCCTACCGCCACGCTGCGTACATTTGAAGTTGCCACCCGCCATACCACATTTACCTCAGCGGCCGCAGAGCTGTTTATTACACAAAGCGCGGTCAGTCATCAGCTGAAAAATCTGGAGGAAATCTGGGGCGTGCAGCTTTTTGAGCGAGGGAAAACCCTCAGGCTGACCCCGGCTGGTGCAGCGCTTGCTCCCCTGGTGCGCGAATTCTTTAGTAAGCTTGAAACCACACTTGCCGATCTTCGAGAGCAAAAAGGCCGGGTGCGATTGCGGGTTAATACCACTTACTCTTTCGCCCTGAAATGGCTGCTGCCCCGCCTGCCAGGTTTGGCACGTTTGCATCCGGAAATTCTGGTAACGCTGGAAAGCACTGACAAAGCCATCAATTTCGCCAGTACCGATTCCGATGTGGCGATCCGTTTTGGCCATGGTAATTATCCGGCGCTGCACACAGAATTTATGTTCCGCGAGCAGCTATTTCCGGTTGCCAGCCCGGCGCTATTACAACGTTTTGGCATACCCGACGAACCTGCCGAACTGCTGCGTTACCCCCTTCTTATGCGTGATGGCGCGGATCTGGTGCCGAAATGGGATGTCTGGTTTAAGTTTATCGGCCTGAACACGGATGTGCTGCATGAAAGCGTTCGTTTCGCGGATACTAATATGACGATTGAAGCCGCGCTACTCGGTCAGGGCATTGCATTAGCACGCAGCGGGCATGTTGAAAAAGAGATTGCTGATGGCAGTCTGGTGCGCCTCTTTGATGTGCCTTTTCCTTCCCCCGCCGCCTATTATTTCGTCTGCCCGAAAGGTATCGAAACGCAACCGCACATCATTCATTTCCGTAAATGGTTACTGGCGGAATCACAACAGGCGCAGCTCAGTTACCGTTGAAGTATGAGTATTTGCTCATAGTTTAATGACAACACTTCACTTTTCATTCGGGCACATGCCGTTTAGCATCAGGATATGCCCATTCATATTGTTTTACTTACATTATTTGCCGCTCTGCTACATGCCAGCTGGAACGCCTTGTTGCGCGGCGGGACTGACCGGTTATGGTCGATGACCATTATGTGTCTGACGATCGCCGTGACCTGTGCCGCAACCGCACTGTTTTTGCCAGCCCCTGACAGCGCCAGCTGGAAATACGCGCTGCTCTCGGCACTGCTGCATGTCGGCTATAACCTGTGTCTGATACGCAGCTATCGGAGCGGAGATTTCGGCCAGACCTACCCGATAGCACGCGGTTCTTCACCACTGATGGTGACCTGTGCGGCGGCACTGTTCGCCGGGGAAAGAATTGAACTGAGCACCCTTCTCGGTATCACACTCATTTCCGTCGGCATCCTGATGCTTGCCGCCGTTGGGCGCAAACGGGTGATGTCAGGTTTGCAATATCCCCTTGCTACAGGGGCGTTTATCGCCGCGTATAGCGTCGTGGATGGTATGGGTGTGCGCGTCTCCGGCAACGCGCTTTCCTATACCGTATGGATGAGCGCATTATGGGGTGTGATGATGCCAGCACTCTATATCACATTGCGCGACAGTAAAAGTTTGCTCTGCTGGCGACCCGATTTACTCCGTGCGGCAGGGGGCGGTCTTGTTTCGCTGCTCGCTTACGGCATCATCATTTATGCCATGACAGCAGCGCCAATGGGGGCTGTCTCTGCATTACGTGAAACCAGCGTGTTGTTTGCCGCTGTGCTGGGTTATCTGTTTCTCGGCGAAACGTTAACGCTGAGAAAAATGCTGACGTGCACAATGATTGCCGCCGGTACGCTGATGATAGGTTAATCAAATCAGGAGAATACACGATGTCTGACCATCTCTCGATTGCGCTTGTTGGTCCGGGGGCTATCGGTACGACCATCGCCGCTGTACTTCACGAAGTTGACCGTACCCCCGTTCTTTGCGGGCGCACCGCGCATTCGCAGTTAATTTTGCGTCATGATGAGGGTGAAATTGTCGTACCAGGTCCGGTACTGAGCAATCCGGCGACGATAAGCCACCCGTTCGATCTGGTGTTTGTCGCGTTGAAAACGACTCAGGTCGCTGACAGCGCCGGGTGGCTGGCCGCATTGTGCGATGAAAATACTGTTGTGTGCGCACTGCAAAATGGCGTCGAACAGGAAACACAGCTGAAACCCTTTGTTAACGGCGCAAAAGTGTTGCCGTCGGTGGTGTGGTTCCCGGCCCAGCGCGAGCCTGATGCTTCGGTATGGTTACGCGCCAGACCGCGCCTGACGCTGCCGCATGTGCCGCAGGTAAAACGGGTTGTAGATGCGCTCGCGGGCACGCGCTGCGCGGTTGAGCTGTCTGCTGATTTTATCTCCATCGCCTGGCGCAAACTGTTGCAGAACGCCGTCGCGGGTCTGATGGTGCTGGCGAATCGCCGTGCCGGAATGTTCGCCCGCGAGGATATCACTGAACTGGCGCTGGCTTATCTGCGCGAATGTCTGACGGTAGCCCGTGCGGAAGGCGCAGAACTGCCCGATAGCGTTCTGCAGGAGATCATCGACGGTTTTCATCGCGCCCCTGCGGATTTAAGTACCTCTATTCTCGCCGACCGTCAGGCCAATCGCCCGATGGAGTGGGATATCCGCAACGGCGTGATACAGCGTTATGGTCGCTTACATCAGATTCCAACGCCCATCAGTGACGTCGTGGTGCCGCTGCTGGCGGCAGGAAGTGAGGGGCCAGGTTGATAACGTTCTGGAGCAGAGAACATACGGCCTCCCTATTGATTGCCAGTGGAGGCCGTCTGCGTTTTATTATCCTTTCGGCTCGATCCCTCGAGATTGCAATTCCTTTCGCAGTATCCGTTTTAGCCAGGTCGCCAGCGTACTGTCGCCATCCTTACGCGCCTGCTCTTCAAGCTGTATACGAAACTCATGAGAAAGTCTGATTTGGTACTGATCGGTTTTCGCCTT from Trabulsiella odontotermitis includes the following:
- a CDS encoding oxidoreductase, with protein sequence MSDHLSIALVGPGAIGTTIAAVLHEVDRTPVLCGRTAHSQLILRHDEGEIVVPGPVLSNPATISHPFDLVFVALKTTQVADSAGWLAALCDENTVVCALQNGVEQETQLKPFVNGAKVLPSVVWFPAQREPDASVWLRARPRLTLPHVPQVKRVVDALAGTRCAVELSADFISIAWRKLLQNAVAGLMVLANRRAGMFAREDITELALAYLRECLTVARAEGAELPDSVLQEIIDGFHRAPADLSTSILADRQANRPMEWDIRNGVIQRYGRLHQIPTPISDVVVPLLAAGSEGPG
- the gcvA gene encoding transcriptional regulator GcvA — translated: MRDLPPTATLRTFEVATRHTTFTSAAAELFITQSAVSHQLKNLEEIWGVQLFERGKTLRLTPAGAALAPLVREFFSKLETTLADLREQKGRVRLRVNTTYSFALKWLLPRLPGLARLHPEILVTLESTDKAINFASTDSDVAIRFGHGNYPALHTEFMFREQLFPVASPALLQRFGIPDEPAELLRYPLLMRDGADLVPKWDVWFKFIGLNTDVLHESVRFADTNMTIEAALLGQGIALARSGHVEKEIADGSLVRLFDVPFPSPAAYYFVCPKGIETQPHIIHFRKWLLAESQQAQLSYR
- a CDS encoding aldo/keto reductase yields the protein MRYKLFGKHSGLRVSELVLGAGTFGTRWGHGAGPDEVRRIVDTYADAGGNFIDTANGYQFGESEEILGDLLVGRRNQFVLATKYTSQTDPSEGILTSGNSRLSMIRSVEASLKRLKTDRIDLLWAHFPDQVTPSEEIVRGFDDLARAGKILYAGLSDFPAWRLARTATIAELRGAVPIAALQLEYSLVERTVEHEMLPAAHGLGLGIVAWSPLGGGMLTGKYRKGESGRREGFGGKVFQAEDSPQRTAILDAVEAVASEAGVTAGEVAIAWVAARGALPIIGPRTHEQLEQNLASVKLTLTPEQIGKLDQASAIPATFPHRMYTEPSTIQLYTGGKADLFDLPADPVA
- a CDS encoding MmgE/PrpD family protein — translated: MDRIQQNLADFIAGCDYANIDNKYIQDIKYRIIDWLGCAITGAHYPQSTIARQFFSQSQGIQEATIIGAQGKYPAGNAALVNGIIGHVCELDDGHRKAIGHPGSVTLPVALALGEKLNASTEDFLKALILGYDLFARLGQAVNPSHYATWHTTGTCGAFAATATAASLMRLDPQQTCHALGIVATLASGIQESFGTHAKALTIGNACQNAIYAVSLAKLGYTGSPTAITGKKGFISSTCTEAHLDILRNPSEATLISDTAFYKIYASCGHTNSPLDALFSLLKQHTISPEHIKQITVETYKVAVDITRELKSDTEDAAKFSLPYCLSVAILFGEVSLRQFRPAILHDPDVNALAAKVQVVESAEATARFPKRQASVSIRLHDGTQYVAQVMDATDEVNTHQIEQKFRAATSHLAGQETESMVTPVFATPILTTSWLA
- a CDS encoding TetR/AcrR family transcriptional regulator; this encodes MKVSRAKAEENRRAVVKEAAKLFREHGIDGVALSGIMGAVGLTQGGFYKQFGSKDDLAVEACEQAMAANIDTLNSLINSSNGDVMAAIIDRYLSPEHRNNPAVGCAIAALVADVARREGPIRQSFENGIRGYSEVIEKALSRSQGETQNDMNALAILSMMVGALMLSRAVEDENLSRRILEAAADALPGSSKTAAFTEQ
- a CDS encoding DMT family transporter, with protein sequence MPIHIVLLTLFAALLHASWNALLRGGTDRLWSMTIMCLTIAVTCAATALFLPAPDSASWKYALLSALLHVGYNLCLIRSYRSGDFGQTYPIARGSSPLMVTCAAALFAGERIELSTLLGITLISVGILMLAAVGRKRVMSGLQYPLATGAFIAAYSVVDGMGVRVSGNALSYTVWMSALWGVMMPALYITLRDSKSLLCWRPDLLRAAGGGLVSLLAYGIIIYAMTAAPMGAVSALRETSVLFAAVLGYLFLGETLTLRKMLTCTMIAAGTLMIG
- a CDS encoding IS110-like element IS4321 family transposase, which codes for MENIALIGIDLGKNSFHIHCQDRRGKAVYRKKFTRPKLIEFLATCPATTIAMEACGGSHFMARKLEELGHSPKLISPQFVRPFVKSNKNDFVDAEAICEAASRPSMRFVQPRTESQQAMRALHRVRESLVQDKVKTTNQMHAFLLEFGISVPRGAAVISRLSTILEDNSLPLYLSQLLLKLQQHYHYLVEQIKDLESQLKRKLDEDEVGQRLLSIPCVGTLTASTISTEIGDGKQYASSRDFAAATGLVPRQYSTGGRTTLLGISKRGNKKIRTLLVQCARVFIQKLEHQSGKLADWVRDLLCRKSNFVVTCALANKLARIAWALTARQQTYVA